The genomic region CCTTGCCGCTTCTCAATGATAATCAGTCAATCGGCCCGAAGAGATTTTTTTCTTTGAAAAGATGAACAACACGGATGAGATGAATCCGAAAAGCGAGACTATCACCCAAATTAATAACGGTGAATGTGCAAGTGATGTCAGCAGGAATGCTCCGAAAACTATATACAACGGTGAAGTAAATGCATTTACTGCACTGTATGCACCAAAATATTCTCCCCTTCTGTTTGATGGCGCAATCTTTGAAATCAGCGTGCTTACCGCGGGACTGAATATGTTCTCTGCAATGGTGAGAATCGCAGTCGTGATGAGTATAAGATAGTAGACGCTGAACAGTCCAAACATTATGAACGATATCGCATAGATCAGCATCCCCGCAGCAAGCCTGTCAATATCGTGAAACCTGGCCATAAGCCTGTTTACCGGCATCTGGAAAAGAACGACAACAACCCCGTTCAGTGAATACATCAATCCAATCTGGGCCACTGACAGATGGTAACTGCCCGAGAGAAACAGCGTCAGCGTGGTTCCCCACTGCCCAAGGCAAACGGAAGCAACTACGATTGTGCCAATAATCAGCATAAAGGAACGATCCGCGGAAGGAAAGGATATCACACCCCTGCCTGGCGTGATCCGG from Candidatus Sysuiplasma jiujiangense harbors:
- a CDS encoding MFS transporter, producing the protein MHNFLGFSKNSDRIVAVCFADMIRTLGRSSTIILLPIYFLTLRHSSYFIIGLVVAAGYLFAAPFSMMGGTLADRIGRRPLFTVLPMLSAIVFLLMSIEIFTGIQLWILYLTFIFTSPIGTLQGTVDSSVLSDLTQSNERIKAFSLLRLFSNVGFALGPALGGFVSTLGYSLLLLVPTAGNLIEELVYLALVRESLTDVRNEADIRITPGRGVISFPSADRSFMLIIGTIVVASVCLGQWGTTLTLFLSGSYHLSVAQIGLMYSLNGVVVVLFQMPVNRLMARFHDIDRLAAGMLIYAISFIMFGLFSVYYLILITTAILTIAENIFSPAVSTLISKIAPSNRRGEYFGAYSAVNAFTSPLYIVFGAFLLTSLAHSPLLIWVIVSLFGFISSVLFIFSKKKISSGRLTDYH